Proteins from a genomic interval of Kaistia defluvii:
- a CDS encoding aldose 1-epimerase — translation MIELAAGDLSLTLAPQIGGSIAAFRKAGIDIFRPLSAERADAGDVLGVGSFPMLPYANRIDGNQFTFDGVTYRFGPNNGAERFNVHGTGWQSEWQVEDASSTSALLTLERRVAGEPFLYRATQRFALSREGLTLTTSLQNLGPVRMPFGFGHHPWFERDADTQLRFKASHFWLEAPDGVAGSRISLPPELDFSNGAPLPSHWRNNNYSGWDGVAELCFPTRGLTLTIEADPIFENLMLYADPKQSFFCLEPQTNVPCAVNKLEAGEDGLRLVVLKPGEAMAGVVRFGVRSD, via the coding sequence ATGATCGAACTTGCCGCCGGTGACCTCAGCCTGACGCTGGCCCCGCAAATCGGCGGCAGCATCGCCGCGTTCCGAAAGGCCGGTATCGACATCTTTCGCCCGCTCTCGGCCGAGCGCGCTGATGCCGGTGACGTGCTCGGCGTCGGTTCGTTCCCGATGCTACCCTATGCCAACCGCATCGACGGCAACCAGTTCACCTTCGATGGCGTCACGTATCGCTTCGGGCCCAACAACGGCGCCGAGCGCTTCAACGTGCATGGCACCGGCTGGCAGTCGGAATGGCAGGTCGAGGACGCGTCCAGCACCTCGGCGCTGCTGACGCTGGAGCGCCGCGTCGCCGGTGAGCCGTTCCTCTACCGCGCGACCCAGCGCTTTGCGCTCTCGCGCGAGGGGCTGACGCTGACGACGAGCCTGCAAAACCTCGGCCCCGTCCGCATGCCGTTCGGCTTCGGCCATCACCCCTGGTTCGAGCGCGACGCGGATACGCAGCTTCGCTTCAAGGCGAGCCATTTCTGGCTCGAAGCCCCGGACGGCGTCGCCGGCTCGCGCATCTCGCTGCCGCCCGAACTCGATTTTTCAAACGGCGCGCCGCTGCCAAGCCATTGGCGCAACAACAATTACTCCGGCTGGGACGGCGTCGCCGAACTTTGCTTTCCCACGCGCGGCCTGACGCTGACGATCGAGGCCGATCCGATCTTCGAAAACCTGATGCTCTACGCCGACCCGAAGCAGAGCTTCTTCTGCCTGGAACCGCAAACGAACGTCCCATGTGCCGTGAACAAGCTGGAGGCCGGGGAGGATGGGCTTAGGCTGGTCGTCCTCAAGCCGGGCGAGGCGATGGCGGGGGTGGTAAGATTTGGGGTGAGGTCAGACTAA
- a CDS encoding SDR family NAD(P)-dependent oxidoreductase has protein sequence MEIEISGQSARVAGAENAILAAVVAALKANGATVSRSPGEGTPDILVLSHPLSPEAAYRPEALALEAETVARAMAAQGGGRIVHLVSAAGLVPMRRHPAWSAAMASAIASVRALAMVCGPAVRVNAVAVGRVGEAGDEAMLSHVPLGQAGKPEDVANAVLFLVDPLNSYTTGQTLAVDGGWTTGYGRNF, from the coding sequence ATGGAAATCGAGATTTCAGGCCAGTCAGCGCGCGTCGCCGGCGCGGAAAACGCCATTCTCGCCGCCGTCGTCGCGGCGCTGAAGGCGAATGGCGCGACCGTCTCGCGAAGCCCGGGCGAGGGCACGCCGGACATCTTGGTCCTGTCGCATCCGCTGTCGCCGGAGGCCGCCTACCGGCCCGAGGCGCTGGCGCTGGAGGCCGAGACCGTGGCGCGCGCCATGGCGGCGCAGGGCGGCGGCCGCATCGTGCATCTCGTCTCGGCCGCCGGGCTCGTGCCGATGCGCCGCCATCCGGCCTGGTCGGCGGCGATGGCCTCCGCGATCGCCAGCGTCCGCGCGCTCGCCATGGTTTGCGGCCCGGCCGTGCGGGTCAATGCGGTGGCGGTCGGCCGCGTCGGCGAGGCGGGCGACGAGGCGATGCTCTCCCACGTGCCGCTCGGCCAGGCCGGCAAGCCGGAAGACGTCGCCAACGCCGTGCTCTTCCTGGTCGACCCGCTCAACAGCTACACCACCGGCCAGACCCTTGCCGTCGACGGCGGCTGGACGACGGGCTATGGACGGAATTTTTGA